One window of Vicinamibacterales bacterium genomic DNA carries:
- a CDS encoding glutamine synthetase III, with protein sequence MGSAALGEAIKGIRTWAMHEGRVAHTPANVKDTFGARVFSDKVQQARLPKPAYKALRDTIMRGEALDASTADAVASALKDWAVEHGASHFTHWFQPLTGITAEKHDSFYGPTADGRALAEFSGKELVRGEPDASSFPSGGIRSTFEARGYTAWDPTSPPWLLVHHNSATLVIPTAFVSWTGAALDKKTPLLRSMEALSAQAVRVLKLFGSTATRVTATFGPEQEYFLIDSNFYFARPDLLNAGRTLFGARPPKGQELEDQYFGSIPERVLAFMADAEAELYKCGVPIKTRHNEVAPSQYEVAPIFESANVATDHQMMTMETLKRVAPKYGLACLQHEKPFAGVNGSGKHLNWSIGDDLGNNLLNPGDTPHDNMQFLFFCTAVIRAVDVWQGLLRMSIAHAGNDHRLGANEAPPAILSVFLGDMLTEIFDQVEGGGAKSTKAGGFLDIGVAALPKLPRDAGDRNRTSPFAFTGNKFEFRAVGSTQNVALPGTCLNVAVAESLDALATELEARLAKGESLEAAVAALLRKTIKAHKRIIFNGNGYSNEWQKEAAKRGLLNLKNTVDALPEIVKPGVVRAFEKFKVLTEAELHARYEINLETYCKTINIEAQLMVLMANRYILPAAFEYVKQVGQSVVAAKAGGVPSKEGKKVLAQIVKLLDAFRAQTEKLAAALEHGSASSEKHAKYMRDTIVPAMARLRDLGDQIEVVVPHEVWPLPTYREMLFVK encoded by the coding sequence ATGGGTTCCGCAGCACTGGGCGAGGCTATCAAGGGCATCCGCACCTGGGCGATGCACGAGGGGCGAGTCGCGCACACCCCGGCGAACGTAAAAGACACCTTCGGCGCACGCGTCTTCAGTGACAAGGTCCAGCAGGCCCGGCTGCCCAAGCCCGCCTACAAGGCGCTGCGCGACACCATCATGCGGGGCGAGGCGCTTGACGCGTCCACCGCCGACGCCGTGGCCTCGGCCCTCAAGGACTGGGCAGTCGAGCACGGCGCGTCGCACTTCACGCACTGGTTCCAGCCGCTGACCGGCATCACCGCGGAAAAGCACGACTCGTTCTACGGCCCCACGGCCGACGGCCGCGCGCTGGCGGAATTCAGCGGCAAGGAACTGGTCCGCGGCGAGCCCGATGCGTCGAGCTTCCCGTCGGGCGGCATCCGCAGCACCTTCGAGGCCCGCGGCTACACGGCGTGGGATCCGACCAGCCCGCCCTGGCTGCTCGTGCACCACAACAGCGCGACCCTCGTCATCCCGACGGCGTTCGTGAGCTGGACCGGCGCCGCGCTCGACAAGAAGACGCCGCTGCTCCGCTCGATGGAGGCGCTCTCGGCGCAGGCCGTGCGCGTGCTGAAGCTGTTCGGATCGACGGCGACCCGCGTGACCGCGACGTTCGGGCCCGAGCAGGAGTATTTCCTGATCGACAGCAACTTCTACTTCGCCCGCCCCGACCTGCTGAACGCGGGCCGCACGCTGTTCGGCGCGCGGCCGCCCAAGGGCCAGGAGCTGGAGGATCAGTACTTCGGTTCGATCCCCGAGCGGGTGCTGGCCTTCATGGCTGACGCCGAGGCCGAGCTCTACAAGTGCGGCGTGCCGATCAAGACGCGCCACAACGAGGTGGCGCCGTCTCAGTACGAAGTCGCGCCGATCTTCGAGAGCGCCAACGTCGCCACCGATCATCAGATGATGACCATGGAGACGCTGAAGCGCGTGGCCCCGAAGTACGGGCTGGCCTGCCTCCAGCACGAGAAGCCGTTTGCCGGCGTCAACGGCTCCGGCAAGCACCTGAACTGGAGCATCGGCGACGACCTCGGCAACAACCTGCTGAATCCCGGCGACACGCCGCACGACAACATGCAGTTCCTGTTCTTCTGCACGGCCGTGATTCGCGCGGTGGACGTGTGGCAGGGCCTGCTGCGCATGAGCATTGCCCACGCCGGCAACGACCATCGCCTGGGCGCCAACGAAGCGCCGCCGGCCATCCTGTCGGTGTTCCTCGGCGACATGCTCACCGAGATCTTCGATCAGGTCGAGGGCGGCGGGGCCAAGAGCACCAAGGCCGGCGGCTTCCTCGACATCGGCGTGGCGGCGCTGCCCAAGCTGCCGCGCGACGCCGGCGACCGCAACCGCACCTCGCCGTTCGCGTTCACCGGCAACAAGTTCGAGTTCCGCGCCGTCGGCTCGACCCAGAACGTCGCGCTGCCGGGCACCTGCCTCAACGTCGCCGTGGCCGAGTCGCTCGACGCGCTGGCCACCGAACTCGAGGCCAGGCTGGCCAAGGGCGAATCGCTCGAGGCCGCCGTCGCCGCGCTGCTGCGCAAGACCATCAAGGCGCACAAGCGGATCATCTTCAACGGCAACGGCTACTCGAACGAATGGCAGAAGGAAGCGGCCAAGCGCGGCCTGCTCAACCTCAAGAACACCGTCGACGCGCTGCCGGAGATCGTCAAGCCCGGCGTGGTCAGGGCCTTCGAGAAGTTCAAGGTGCTGACCGAGGCCGAACTGCACGCGCGCTACGAGATCAACCTCGAGACCTACTGCAAGACCATCAACATCGAGGCCCAGCTCATGGTGCTGATGGCCAACCGCTACATCCTGCCGGCCGCCTTCGAATACGTGAAGCAGGTCGGACAGAGCGTGGTCGCGGCCAAGGCCGGCGGCGTGCCCAGCAAGGAAGGCAAGAAGGTGCTCGCGCAGATCGTCAAGCTGCTGGACGCCTTCCGCGCCCAGACCGAGAAGCTGGCTGCCGCCCTCGAGCACGGCAGCGCCTCGTCCGAGAAGCACGCCAAGTACATGCGCGACACCATCGTCCCGGCCATGGCCCGGCTGCGCGACCTCGGCGACCAGATCGAGGTGGTGGTGCCGCATGAAGTGTGGCCGCTGCCGACCTATCGCGAGATGCTGTTCGTTAAGTAG
- a CDS encoding tetratricopeptide repeat protein, translated as MTPTSPNHQVAKSPDSPLALPLATFFVALSVRLVHLWQIQPSPFFDVLLGDANGYDEWARRLAAGDWLGTEVFYQAPLYPYFVGAVYAVFGRDLLILRLCQALIGSASCALLGLAGARLFSRPVGLIAGLALALYAPAIFFDGLIQKSVLDMFFVCLGLWLIARVATGASTPASWIGLGLAMGGLALTRENAAVFIAVILVFAVVQKGSERFRTVRNAVWFVAGLAVVLLPVAARNYAVGGGFYLTTSQFGSNLYIGNNPAADGTYASIRFGRGAPEFERIDATEVAEEAVGRPLTPSEVSSYWTGRVVDYITSQPGDWLALTGRKVMLLLNATEMLDTESQDSYAEWSWPLAIGAWLGHFGVLVPLAVTGLMVTWPQRRRLWVLHAMAIAYAGSVVLFFVFARYRYPLVPFLLLFAAAGVIGARDYWRRAAASRRAAMVAATAAAVVVSFWPMLSPALMRAITENNLGTALQQAGRHDEAVAHHQRAIAIMPDYAPAYNNLGASLRAGGRLDEAIAAYEKALALKPGFASASYNLANALLEKGEAGASADQFRKALQATDSVEARNNLGIALAAKGDTAGAMAEFRAALAVDERSVHAHRNLGNMLIDNGARAEGMAHLERAAQLAPTEADATFDIGTVLLQEENFGGAAERFRQALAVRPGWAEAHNNLGIALASQGRLREALDEFERALAARSDYAEARANRNQARAALGLKP; from the coding sequence GTGACACCGACGTCACCCAATCACCAAGTCGCCAAGTCACCAGATTCGCCGCTCGCGCTGCCCTTGGCGACGTTCTTCGTCGCCCTGTCCGTTCGGCTCGTTCACCTTTGGCAGATCCAACCCTCGCCGTTCTTCGACGTCCTGCTCGGCGACGCCAACGGCTACGACGAGTGGGCACGGCGGCTCGCGGCCGGTGACTGGCTCGGCACCGAGGTCTTCTACCAGGCGCCGCTCTACCCCTACTTCGTCGGCGCGGTCTACGCGGTCTTCGGCCGCGACCTGCTGATCCTGCGCCTGTGCCAGGCGCTCATCGGCTCCGCCTCCTGCGCCCTGCTGGGCCTGGCCGGCGCGCGCCTGTTCTCCAGGCCCGTCGGCCTGATCGCCGGGCTCGCGCTCGCGCTGTATGCCCCCGCCATCTTCTTCGACGGCCTGATCCAGAAGTCCGTGCTCGACATGTTCTTCGTGTGCCTCGGACTCTGGCTGATCGCCCGCGTGGCCACCGGCGCCTCGACGCCGGCCTCGTGGATTGGGTTGGGCCTGGCCATGGGAGGGTTGGCGCTCACGCGTGAGAATGCGGCGGTGTTCATCGCGGTGATTCTGGTCTTCGCGGTCGTGCAGAAGGGTTCAGAACGGTTCAGAACCGTTCGGAACGCGGTCTGGTTCGTGGCCGGCCTCGCTGTGGTGCTGTTGCCGGTGGCCGCGCGAAACTATGCGGTCGGTGGTGGCTTCTACCTGACGACGTCGCAATTCGGGTCGAACCTCTACATCGGCAACAACCCCGCCGCTGACGGCACCTATGCCTCGATCCGGTTCGGACGCGGCGCGCCGGAGTTCGAACGCATCGATGCGACCGAAGTCGCGGAGGAGGCCGTCGGCCGGCCGCTCACGCCGTCCGAAGTGTCCAGCTACTGGACCGGACGCGTCGTCGACTACATCACCTCACAGCCGGGCGACTGGCTGGCCCTCACCGGGCGCAAGGTGATGCTCCTGCTGAACGCCACCGAGATGCTGGACACCGAGAGCCAGGACAGCTACGCCGAATGGTCGTGGCCGCTCGCGATCGGCGCCTGGCTTGGTCACTTCGGCGTGCTCGTGCCGCTGGCCGTCACCGGGCTGATGGTCACGTGGCCGCAGCGCCGCCGGCTATGGGTCCTCCATGCCATGGCCATCGCATACGCCGGGAGCGTGGTGCTGTTCTTCGTGTTCGCGCGCTATCGATATCCGCTGGTCCCGTTCCTGCTGCTCTTCGCCGCCGCGGGCGTGATCGGTGCTCGCGATTATTGGCGAAGGGCGGCGGCGAGCCGGCGCGCCGCGATGGTGGCCGCGACCGCCGCCGCCGTCGTCGTGTCGTTCTGGCCCATGTTGTCGCCGGCCCTGATGCGCGCCATTACCGAGAACAATCTCGGCACGGCGTTGCAGCAAGCCGGCCGTCACGACGAGGCGGTGGCCCATCACCAACGCGCGATCGCGATCATGCCCGACTACGCGCCCGCGTACAACAACCTTGGTGCGTCGCTGCGGGCGGGCGGGCGGCTGGATGAGGCCATCGCCGCCTACGAGAAGGCCCTGGCCCTCAAGCCCGGCTTCGCCAGCGCCAGCTACAACCTCGCCAACGCCCTGCTCGAGAAAGGCGAGGCGGGTGCCTCGGCCGACCAGTTCCGCAAGGCGCTGCAGGCGACAGACTCGGTGGAGGCGCGCAACAACCTGGGGATTGCGCTGGCGGCAAAAGGCGACACCGCCGGAGCGATGGCCGAATTTCGCGCGGCGCTGGCCGTCGACGAGCGCTCCGTGCACGCGCACCGCAATCTCGGCAACATGCTGATCGACAACGGCGCGCGTGCGGAGGGCATGGCGCACCTGGAGCGGGCGGCCCAGCTGGCGCCCACCGAGGCCGATGCCACCTTCGACATCGGAACGGTGCTGCTCCAGGAAGAGAATTTCGGTGGCGCGGCCGAACGCTTCCGCCAGGCACTGGCGGTCAGGCCCGGGTGGGCCGAGGCCCACAACAACCTGGGCATTGCGCTCGCTTCACAGGGCCGGCTGCGCGAGGCGTTGGACGAATTCGAGCGTGCCCTCGCCGCCCGCTCCGACTACGCGGAAGCGCGCGCCAACCGCAATCAGGCGCGAGCCGCCCTCGGCCTCAAGCCGTAG